CACCCAGTTATCTACATAGTGACGGTCAATATACATCCAAAATACACGTAAcgcagcatgaaggggctcggagaaggcggcagtgaaggtaTGTAaatgtctgatggggtcacacagctcataaaaggacaactgcccggcctcataatccagacagatcctgactCTATCACTGGAGATCTTGTCCGGTAACTGGATCTCTTCACTGTCATGTATCACTGAATACTGATTATTATATCTACACAAACACCACGACTTCTTATTATTTCCAATCAGTGACCGCAGCCTCCTGTCTATACTGGGATAACACATCCCCACACTCCACCCCCCTGATCTACTgctctccacatcccagtaatgtcgtcctgaggtaaatcccctcctgctcatcacctgattaTATGTCTCGAATCTCCctgctgtttctggacgattcTGCTTCTCTTCTGTGCAGGTcgcagttttcaggtcgtctgatataaggaGATGATTACCAGctgtgtttacatccagtaatatgtctgcaggaccctccacatagatccccctccttatacctgttattacctcacataatgtgtgtaatgtgtgtgagatcacagccacatccaggtcatctccatcatggagctgtttatcatgtccccctgtgtcctcatcacctccctcctcctcaggatcacacaagtccccggtgtctggttcctgtaagacggtcagtggatcagtcatgttacacagctcctcaatgtgcctcatcttcctggacagctcgtccttctttatctccagctgatggatcagagcagacagtgacagtgactcttccttttcctgcctggagatctcactcaggaccttcttctccaggtcgtccacccgtctcctgatgtctgtacacagggcagtgactctctcAGCTTCTCCAGCTGCTTTTTCTTGAGCTTTTCTCCTGCGCTCCTCCAGACTCCGGACTCTTTCCTCAGTCTTCTCTCTCTTTGTGATCAGTTTCTGGAGAACATTTCtcagtttcttcttcttcttccctgaGGCCTCATCCAGTGACTCCATTTTATGTCCATTATGTTTCCCAATCAAACTGCAAGACACACAGATACAAGCcgcgtcctcagtgcagtaatattccaggatcttcttatggacagaacatttccttttctccagagaagtgctgggatcagataagacgtgttctggtgatttgctgtgagccctcaggtgtttctcgcacagagaagcctcacagtgtagacaggatctaacagcaggtacaggagagtccacacagtaagtgcagcagaTCCCGGTGATCTCCTCTTGTTCTTTCTGAGTAACCAGGAAACGTTCTGCGACATTATGAAGATATAAGTTCCTCATCAGCGCCGGCCGCTCCTGAAACTCTTCTCTGcattcaggacaggaataaactccagactcgtcctgtgtatccagcacacgatcaatacagacccggcagaagttgtgtccacatctcagagttacaggatccttaaaaatagataaacagatggagcagagcagctcgtcCATCAGATCAGCAGACGCCATGGCTCATAGCTGAGGGAAGGAAGAAACAAAACGGAATGTGTCTGATAATACTTAGCAATGTTGTAGTTACACCTATTCACTTAAAAGGGGTAGTTCACCCCTTTTGATTatgggccacatcgatattattttgagaaacaaattttctttcaaataccttgtgttgccaatagtgcctatgAGTGGGCGCTATTGTAGTCCACTCAcccccatcatgtgacccctgGGCTCAATGAcccctgggatccggtgatgtctcgTCAACTGAGGCCGGCCGCAGTTtctatgagtgactgggctgtgggcgtcgTTGCACCGCTCAACAAAGCCCAGCGTGACagtccagcatctccctgctccttcactgcagagcacacaagccggagcgatgctgggctgagaCGAGCGGGGAAACGCCACCCaaagcccagtgactcacggagactggggccggctgcgGTGGTGTCtcgtgaacaggaagttgacgtgacatcaccagatccctgaGGTTAAAGAACCAGGCGGTCAtgcgatggggaacagcggtccgcaatagagCCACTCACAGGCCAACGGAAGGTATTTGAGATAAACATTCTTTCTCAAGGTCATATTGAtgtagcaaaaaataaaaatgggtgaACTACTTATTTAACTCCTTAATAGGAATCTGCCACCAGTTGTTTAATATCCCTTGTGAGAGTAAtgtgatgtaggggcagaaaccctgatttcaGAGTTGTGTCACTTACTTCACTGGGTCCTGCATTTATTATTAAAAACTGTTTTCTCTGTTGCACAGCTAcaagttttctgaatgctgagctctgtataaccccacccaggccactgattggcagcattcagTCTATAATGACCATAAGCTGGAAGCTGCCACTCAGTGGTGGGTACAGAGAGAAAGAAGCAAGAAAAGCACAATACGGTGATACCATAACACAATTGTGAATAGATAAGGGATGTATGATCACCAGATTAGTGACTTCTATCTCCACTGCTGGAAGGTGAGACAAACGGGTGGGGAAAGAAACAACAAAAGCACTCCTTGGTATCTTCAGTAGGGACCttcgcagctgcaatagaaacaacaccACTTACTTTAATGGGTCCTGCATTTTTTATTAAAAACTGTGTTCTCTGATGCACAGCTTTAttaccagttttctgaatgctgagctctgtataaccccacccagaccactgattggcagcattcagTCTACAATGTGGATAAGCAGAAAGGTTAAAATAGGAAATATACGTGACTTCTACCTGCGCAGCTGGAAGATAAGAGAAACGGGTGGGGAAAGAAACAACAAAagaactccttggtttcttcagtAGTAAACTTCGCAGCTGCAATTGAAACAACACCACAGTTATGCAGAGCTGACCTCCTTCAACATGGTCATCATAAgtatgagctatagctggcatagggagaAGTGAGGAGCAAAAATTTTACAGAAGGTTGTGGCTGCAGCTGAGAATACAACTACCTGTTACATCACTGCAGAATAGACATTTACCTTAACCCCTGCAGTACCTGATGGATTGAAATACGGTAAAAAGGATGCAGGAGACAAGATGATTCCTGAGATTTATTTCCTAAGCATCTCAAGGTATTCCAACCTCTTCAtcaggaagggaaaaaaaaaaaaccaaaacaccaaaAGGCGCAGGCATCTCAAAAAAAGTCCACATTTCAAAAGGCGCCAAGGACGAGCACGAAACATGTCAGAGGTCACTCTCAGTTTGATTCAAaagtaaaaatatacaaaaaaaaaaaaaaacaaaaacaaaaaaaacagatttAACAAAACATTTTACAATTATGCTGAAATGTCATGTATATAGCCAATTtggcataaaattatatataaatataagatTTATTTTGTGGACATAAAAGTATACGAAATAAAATTAGTGTTTGGCTGTGATGTGTGTAGAGATTGTAATCTTGTTGGGATGTGATACCTGAAGTGATTAGGGcttatgcgcacgtaactgcagaatattctgcagcgatttgacagcacatgtgcgcggcaAATCGCTGCAGAcagactgcataatggatgcagttattttgttgaaaaaaagccaatttcctgcgctctggctgctgcccccaccatagacagagcggaagctgcatccagaacgcagaaataattgacatgctgtttttatttacgcacggatttgggtcaaaattttagcagccAAATCGATgccttcataaaagcattgtgcgcacgtctcatgcacaatctacatagacgcatgcatttacgctgcagtgctatacgcagcgtaaatgcatgctattacgcaaagTGCGCACGaaccgttaggctatgtgcccacgctgcggaaaatgcgcagaatTTGCAGCGGATTTTTAGCGGAAATTCCGcgcatttttcaaaaatctgcagcacagctactccccatccacgctgcggatttttccgcagcggaaataatgcggatttccctgcggaaaaatcagcagcatgtcaattattcctgtggacttctccgcagggtcccatatacttacctgccttgagaagacaccagagtcactttctccggCCGGTGTACAGAAGCACGgttgatccaggtacaggaaggaagaggtgggcagggcctgcacgagctccggtcatgtgacagccggagctcgtgcaggccccgcccacctcttccttcctgtacctggatcaaccgcgctcctgtacaccagacggagaaagtgacccggccgccggaaagcgaggtgcagcatgatggaggtaagtattaaCTCACCGATCACTACAgctcttgttctgcattgaggatgcagtgccgaagccatggtactgtatcctcaatgcagaatgaccgcaccctatccgcaggacattctgcagcatggaaacagacaaaacttGTGCCGCGAATTTCTggtagcacctgcggaatgtcctgcggatataaccgcaggtcactgtccccgtgggcacatagccttagtaagaTGAGCTACAATGATGTTAGGATCACAAGCTGAGATTGAACGACGAGTGGACAGTCAGCAGCAGAGCAGAGCATCAAAGGAAGAGAGGTTGGTCAATTGCAAAGTGGAAAAAGGTCATTAGTGAtagggtgagaacgcactttgcgtcatcctacttgcagttcaaaacgcacgttttgagcttaattgatttgaccaaagttgcctttttctgaactttagcactgaaacgcatgcgtatttaccgcgttttagatgcgttttcagggctttttacatgctttttcacctgcgttttgacagatgcgttttgaacatcaagacactgctaaataaagattaaatagtcaaacaaaataaaaaaaaaaaaggaacacagaattttaaaaataatttaataaatagaaatatttatgaaaattatagcggtaatatactatttatttgaaaaatagcaaaaaaatgtgtaattttcttaaatttaattgtcggactaagtgtgtgtgtgtaaagggacagatgaaatcattattttaatgtccaaaaagcatgcgttttggtagtacaaaacgcatgttttctgcacagaaaaagcaggtaaaacgcaggaatttgaaggattcttggtttttgccatttctcattgacttcaatgttagcaaaacgcacccaaaatggcaaaaacaattgacacgctgcttctttgaacgcatggtttttgccacaaaatatgcaaattaaacgcagcgtttagaaacgcaaagtgcggtctggaaatccactttttccattgactttgctgggaaatcaaaacggatgcattttggcagaaaaaaggtgcttctcaaaacggaccaaaaaagcagctgaaacgcaggtggaaacgcaaagtgcggtctccccCATAGGAGCGTGAAAAAGCGGAGGAATTCTGAAGGGCAGAGTCAAGGAAAGGGATCCCGGATACCATCGCTCTGAAAAAGAGTCACATTCAAGTATTCAAGAGAATGTTAGGCAGCGTGTAGTGAATGTGACCATTACCGAGGAGAAAGTCAATAGCAGGTGAACACTAGAGACGAGTTTGTGTTCGCTGTGATTGATGAACAGTTCAACAAACATATCTGAAtcctattgaattcaatgggaggtaaAAACAAaagcccaaaagctgccaaaacagctcaaaccgttttacagtggagccacactgttgtggcacagctatTAGCTTTCTAtaatattaacataagaaataatgaggtggatgctgtatataagagcccatgctgctgtgtagaacataaaaataactttataatactcacctaaaccaggtggatgtggctcaaatgggcatcttcgtcctccgatgccggcgcctcctctttcggccatcttcatcctccttctgaatccTGTGTgcgcatgacgcatctacgtcatacacactcgccggtcctgcgcacgcgcactacaatactttgatctgccctgctcaggacctgaatgctggcgagtgtggatgacatcggacgcgtcatgcaccgcagcttcagaagatggaggacaaagatggccgaaagaggaggtgccggcaccggaggacaaagacacccatttgaccaaaatccaccgcagcgaccggtttaggtgagtattatagtgatttttatgttctacacagcagcatgggctcttatatacagcatgttaggccggcttctcacttgcgattttctcgcagtagtgcaatgcgagaaattctcgcattgcactcggacacatgttaatcaatgaggcagctccaatctgctatttttttctcagtccaaatcggactgagggaaaaaataaataaataaataaaatcgcagtatgctgcgttttggagagtttctcgcgcaagtctctccaatgcaacgctataggagcgggtaaataaacggatgtcacacagaccgacaccatcctagtgacattcgtttttctaaatacatttatcgcatgtttcacaaaacactggaaatgagtgaggtctcacaatgtcggtcattctctgcctctgtcagtcggtctctctctctctctctgcccatgtcagtctattcctttccccccctctctcatactcaccgatccccggcgcagcgctgcacggctgtcacactgctccggcagcttctcctcttttgaaaaagccggccgctcaatattcaatctcgtattccctgctttccccgcccaccggcgcctatgattggttgcagacacgctcccacgatgagtgacagctgtctcactgcaaccaatcacagctgccggtgggcgggtctatatcatgcagtaaaataaatggcgtgcggttccccccaattttaatactagccagggtaaagtcacacggctgaaggctagtattgtcaggatggagagccccacgttttggggagccccccagcctaacaatatcagccagcagcctcccggaatagccgcatccattagatgcgacagtcctgggactgtatctggccatcccgaattgccctggtgcggtggcaatcgaggtaatgaggagttaatggcagcagcccatagttgccactaagtcctagattaatcatggcaggcgtcctcCCCGAgataatcttacaggttaatcatggaaggtaagaaaatgaagacagacacaaaaaaatcctttatttgaaataaataacaaaaaaaaccaaccctctttcaccactttattcaagtccctaaacacccttccatgtccgacgtaatccacagaggtccctcgacgctgtcagctctgctacatcggaagctgaaagagcagtcacagaccatgaccgctctctgtgagctccccgcagcgactggtgagtagcgctatcagcgatgacatcacttaggttacccgcggccacagatctcagcgggaggacttctgctgtggccgcgagtaacctcagtgacggcaccgctgatcgtgtggctcactacGGTCACttaggggatttgcagtcaccggtgagaccttcaccggtgaccgaaaatcaggggccatgccacatagacagagccgcaggatgacaatgaagtcgggtgaagttcatccgacttcattctgatcgtgcggctgtgtctgctgtcatctgccattcagctctgctactggctctgtctgtgtctgctgtcagcggccatgtagcacagctgaatggcagatgacatagtaaaaacggatcccatacgcatcaaacacgcattgcacacgcactgcaatcatgggaaaaatcccaggatcgcagtgcagttgcattgcacactgatcttaacgtgaactaaaatcgtccgactttttatcatgcaactcggaccgattttacacgcataagtgtgtttccagcccaagaatgttgtatataaaagcccactggtggtggctgccgtTTATAggccaaaaatctggtgacaggttccccttaagatGGCCCTGGTCTGGAGACTTGTAACCAGTCTGTACATCACAACCCATTCTCAGATTGTGAGACATGGATGAATGAGGCCGGCCTCACAGAGGTCACCTCACACCTCTGCCGTTTCTCTCAGCTAtattatctaaggggtttaaattCCGGTTGCTTCGCCATCTCCATTCCCGGCCTTTACAGCAGAGTATCTCCTCTATTTTATAGATGACACCAACTGCTTAGGTGAAAGCACAACATCTCTGGAGAACGTGTAGGGTGGCACGAGGTGGTAGGGGCGGGCGAGGGACTGACTCCAGACGCCCCTGAACACTACATGAAAACCGTGGCTCTGGCTGGGTGCGTGGACTTGTGTGGTGTAGGTCATGCCTCTTAGCAGACCGCGTGTCACCAGTGCCTTTGGCAGGCCAGGACCAGACAGCAGTGTAGACTGACACCGAGACCACCAGTCCTTATTAAACAAGTCTTTTACTGAACAGTTTCCACGGTTATTTCGGCATTACATCACATGTGAGCAGGGGCTGGCTGCCAAATTTTGGCCTGGGGgaaagcacacagcagcggcccatGAGCAGCGGCCAATCCTTattgtatttacctccggctgcttcATGTAGGGAGTAGAGGTAACAAGGCCTTACAAAGATAAAGCCGAAGTAATGATGATATAGATGTGGTCAAATGCCGACTAAATTCTCATCCACGTCTATCAGTGTCCTACTGAGAGAGGTGTCCAAGACTCTACTCAGCACGTgaccataaggcccctttcacattgcgttttaccttccgctcacaggtcccgtcggaggatccatccgaaccgcccctcccccactctgccaagcttgttccagacgcatgcgtctgacagggccattcactactatggagcgcactgcgttagcatgtgctctgttttgtgccattttgtgcacatatacgtttctgcagacggacacccgaacgtaggtggactACAGAAATCTGTCTAGAGCTCGGAAAACAGTGCTGGAAAAAAAACGTGGCCAGGAAATTGCATGTTGTCCACAGAGTTGATTCATATATATACACTCGCCTCCATTATAAAACAGACAAAACAGTCCACTTAAACAAGCCTCATATtaacttttttcctctttctctgtgTAAATGTCAGTGCAATATACTGTCAGTGTGTTAGTATACTCACCTGCAGCGACCTTCTCCTGTATGCAGCaccactctgctcctcttctcagtgacgtcaccgctctgcagactctcctggttgcactgagatctgctcctcttctcagtgaagtcaccgctctgcagactctcctggttgcactgagatctgctcctcttctcagtgacgtcaccgctctgcagactctctgggttaCGCTGCGCTCTGCGTGACCTAGAAgaggcttttacaatgtaagtctatggaatgaggttccattgacttacattgtaaaagagacatCCAGGTCACAGCATAGTGTGACCCAAGGTGTCTGACAAGCGGTAACATCACTCAGAAGAGGTGCAGAGCGGTACTGGATACCGGAGAAGGCGCTTGGTGAATATAAgaacacactcacactgcagagcaCAAACTTTTACACAGAATTTGGGGGGAAAAGTTCATTGGACACGTCTTCAAAGCAGAATATAAGCGACATCTTGTTATATCCTTTCTTTGTAGTAGACCTGGATACAGAAATATGGAGAAAGgataatatgtgactggtataTGATGTATCAGAGACATATtatcctgcactgtatatacatctGATGTCCGTGCACATAGTATATTACATACagtatacaggataatatgtgactggtataTAAGTTATGAGTACAGATATCAGATGGTATATACTGAATATGTGAGTTATTATACTATTACAGTCATCATTATACCATTCACATTTTACCCTGTATATAACGTTAGATGTTACATACagtatacaggataatatgtgactggtataAGTACAGAATATCAGATATTATACCAGctacatattatcctgtatatgaCATCTGATGTCTGTACATAgtatattacatccagtatacaggagaatatgTGACCGGTGTATGATATACTGTGAGTACAGACAGTTATTGTAAGAGGCACATGTGAATGGCGCTTCAGAGCGTATGATCAACTACAGCTCCACATACATGGCGCTATACagaatatacaaaataataaaccAATAATGACCCTGAGAAGTGCGAAGTACAATGTCTCCTCTCTGATAACAGGACAGGAGaaagggtactgtgcagtgtatataccgcATATACATACACAGCCAGGCCATATAATataatctatatctctatctagatTCAGGTACAGAGAAGTGGCAGCCGTCCCCGCACCTCCCCGTTATTCATGTAACTATGTCTGCAACCACACAACAAAAAATCTTTGCCAATTATCTGAGTGAGCTTCCGCTTCTTCTCTGTACCTGAATTCTGGAATCTTGACCATTTtggttataatatatatatatatatatatattttatattatacatacatacatacagccaggcctcatatatatatatatatatacatatatatacacatatatatacacatatatatacacacacacagccaggcctcattattattattataaatatatatatatatacacatacatatacatacacacacagccaggcctcataaatataaatataaatatatatatatatatatatatatatatacaaactcaCAGCCCCAGGAATGAATACTTACCCTCACACACGTGTCTGCACAAGCAATGGCGCCGGCCTCAGAAGAGAACAGGAAGTCAGGAGGCGGCTCTTCGCAGTGAAGTTCCGGCAGATCAGCCCTGCAtgaccctggccccgcccccaggtctgctccgggaGTGGCAGAGTgcggcttccgtagagcagtgagtgcagctgccgcctcctgtgtctgcagacaggagcttCAGGCCGGAGCAGCCGCTCACACCAATGACACAGATGGCCGATACTACCGCTCATACACCGGCCGCAGGGCAGCTCCCCCCCGCAGCAATGGCCGCTTCCCCCCGCAGCCATGGCCGCTCCCCCCTGCAGCAATGGCCGCTTCCCCCCGCAGCCATGGCCGCTTCCCCCCGCAGCCATGGCCGCTTCCCCCCGCAGCACTGGCCGCTTCCCCCCGCAGCACTGGCCGCTCCCCCTGCATGTGGATAGTGGCACGTGGCTGGAGCACAGGTTCATGGGGACAGTGCAGCCTCGGTTGTTCCCGGTCTCTGTGAGCTCCGGCATATCCCTGCTCCACACAATGGCCCCGGCTCTGACAGTCCCTCTCCACTCAGGAGCTCCATGTCTCCTTCctcacagagcaggggctgcaggggtCGCACATAAGGCAGGAGGGGGCATCAGGCCACTGTCAGGGGCAGGGCTCTGCTCCCATAGCTTTGGGTTGGTTTGGCCATGGTCTATGTGagcagcattgctgtgctcgggctgTGCCTCAGTTATTCCCCATATTGTC
The Anomaloglossus baeobatrachus isolate aAnoBae1 unplaced genomic scaffold, aAnoBae1.hap1 Scaffold_111, whole genome shotgun sequence genome window above contains:
- the LOC142260477 gene encoding E3 ubiquitin/ISG15 ligase TRIM25-like, with protein sequence MASADLMDELLCSICLSIFKDPVTLRCGHNFCRVCIDRVLDTQDESGVYSCPECREEFQERPALMRNLYLHNVAERFLVTQKEQEEITGICCTYCVDSPVPAVRSCLHCEASLCEKHLRAHSKSPEHVLSDPSTSLEKRKCSVHKKILEYYCTEDAACICVSCSLIGKHNGHKMESLDEASGKKKKKLRNVLQKLITKREKTEERVRSLEERRRKAQEKAAGEAERVTALCTDIRRRVDDLEKKVLSEISRQEKEESLSLSALIHQLEIKKDELSRKMRHIEELCNMTDPLTVLQEPDTGDLCDPEEEGGDEDTGGHDKQLHDGDDLDVAVISHTLHTLCEVITGIRRGIYVEGPADILLDVNTAGNHLLISDDLKTATCTEEKQNRPETAGRFETYNQVMSRRGFTSGRHYWDVESSRSGGWSVGMCYPSIDRRLRSLIGNNKKSWCLCRYNNQYSVIHDSEEIQLPDKISSDRVRICLDYEAGQLSFYELCDPIRHLHTFTAAFSEPLHAALRVFWMYIDRHYVDNWVRIRT